Sequence from the Wielerella bovis genome:
ATTCCATTAACATCTTTTTTAATTAAATCGGAAATATCAATATTTAAAACTTGTGCAATCTGTTCCAGTTTTTCAATATTTAAACGTACTTCACCACGTTCAATCCGCGCATAACCACTTGGCGACATTTCTAACTTTTCAGCCATTTCTTCTTGCGACCATTGATTTAATTCGCGTGCTAAACGGATTTTTTCATAAGTTTCCATATTTTTTGCTCTTTTTTGAAAGTTACTGCACTTTTAAGCTCTAGCTTAAAGCAGTTTTGATCAGTAAATTAACTTGATTTTTAATTCTATCACGGTGCAATGCATTGTACCATCTCTTGAACTTGATAAATTGGAGAACAAAATGAAACACTTTTTTATAACTTGCTGCACTGCTTTATTAATTTCTGCTTGCTCACAGCAAGTGGATTTTAGTGAAACAAATGTTGTTAGTGGTAGAATTTTTGAAGCGAGTACGAATAAACCATTTAGTGGCAAAGTAACCAATATTCCCTATATTCAACTTCCTATCCAGTATGCAACTGCTGCTTTACAAATGTATGTTGAAATTTCAGGTAGCAAAAGTATATTAAATTCCATACAAAAGGGCGGTATTTCTGCTTTCATGAATGATAGTGGTAAAGATTTTCCGATTGTATGTGATATTACAGTTAAAGAAGGTAATTTATCTGGACCTGTATCATGTCATATCAATGGTAATACACACTTGGAAATATTTTCTTTTAATTTTGAAAATAATGCATTAAATGGGGAAATAAAAATCAGCGACTTAAATAACGAACAGACAAGCACCATTCCTGTGTTTAATGGGAATATGGTTAATGGAAAATTAGATGGTAAATTTACTATATCCAGTAAGCACACAGGTAAAATCATTGCAACAGGACAATTAATCTCTGGGAAATTAGATGGAGAGCGAGTATTTTATAGTGCAGATGGAACTTTATTTGAAAAAGATAATTATACCAAAGGTACTTTAGTAAGCAAAACCATTTATAATCCACAGACAGGGCAGCCATTTACAACTGCAGTTTATAATGAATATGGGCAACATATTATGGATTGGGCAAAAGTAGAGTTTATCGCAACAAATGAAAAAGGAGAATTAGCAGATAAAATTCGTATTTTTAGGGTAACTGAATACCAAAGTTTTATCCAAGAGGATGGATTTAAAAATACAAGAATAACGAAAAAAATATATTACAATGTAGATACTGGTGCATTGCTGGGTGTGTTAACTTATAAAGATGGTAGCCCTTTTAATGGAATAGATTATGGTATGAATGATAAAGGAATAATTAATGATGAACATAATAGAGAATACATTAATGGTAACGTAGGCAAAACAAAAGCAGAATTAGAGCAAGAAGAGGAAAACGCCAAACAAGCTGCAGAATATGAGCGTATTAGAGAAGAAGAAAAACAAAGAGCTGCTGCGGAACAAGAAATTCAAGCACGAGAATTAGAGCGTGAATTTAGAGCTAAAGTAGAAGAGGAGTTTCAAAATTGCCTACAAAATACAGCAGTCGATTATCCTAATTTAACGGAGAATGAAATCCAACGACGTTGTGAGATAGATAAAGAATTTATGTTGAAATAAACTAATGTAATTCGGCATTTAGGCTGTCTGAACATCAATTCTTCATAAACTGCACAATAACTGTAAGTCAGTTTGTTACTTTTGTTCAATATAAAAAGGCAGCCTGAAAAGCCATTTGTAAACTTTTCAGGCTGCCTCATTCATCAATTCTTCATCGACTGCACAGGCGCAGGAATCCGCCCACCGCGATTGACAAACACTTCACACGAACCTTCTTTCACAGGCATAATCGGCGCGTAGCCCAGCAAACCGCCAAATTCCACGCTCTCGCCCACGTCTTTGCCCGTAACGGGGATAATCCGCACCGCCGTTGTTTTGCTGTTAATCATGCCAATGGCGGCTTCGTCTGCGATAATGCCTGAAATGGTTGCCGCGCTGGTTTTGCCCGCCACCGCAATCATGTCCAAACCGACTGAACACACCGCCGTCATCGCTTCCAATTTATCCAGCGTGAGAATACCGCTTTCCGCCGCCGCAATCATGCCTTCGTCTTCCGACACGGGAATGAACGCGCCACTCAAACCGCCCACCGCGCTGCTTGCCATCATGCCGCCTTTTTTCACCGCGTCATTGAGCAAAGCCAGAGCCGCCGTTGTGCCATGCGTACCGCACACCGACAAACCCATGCTTTCCAAAATCCGCGCCACGCTGTCGCCGACCGCAGGTGTGGGTGCCAGCGACAAGTCCAAAATGCCAAACGGAATGTTCAACATTTTCGCTGCTTCCTGCCCGATTAATTCGCCCACGCGCGTGATTTTGAACGCGGTTTTCTTCACAATTTCCGCGATTTCCGTTAAATCATGGCTGTCGCAACCCTGTAAGGCAGCCTGAACCACGCCCGGACCCGATACGCCTACATTGATAATCGCGTCCGCTTCGCCCGAACCGTGAAACGCGCCCGCCATAAACGGATTGTCTTCCACCGCATTACAAAACACCACGATTTTGGCGCAACCAAAGCCTTCGGGCGTGATGTTTGCCGTTTCCTTGATGATTTCGCCCGCCAATTTGACCGCGTCCATATTAATCCCAGCGCGGGTTGAACCGATGTTGATGGACGAGCAGACAATATCGGTGGTTTTCATCGCTTCGGGAATGCTGCGAATCAGCGTTTCATCGGCTGGCGACATGCCTTTTTGCACCAGCGCGGAAAAGCCGCCAATAAACGATACACCTATGTCTTTCGCTGCCTTATCAAGGGTTTGGGCGATGGAAACATAGCTGTCTGCGCCTGTTGCTGCTGCGATTTGCGCGATGGGGGTAACTGAAATGCGCTGATTCACAATGGGTACGCCGTATTTGGCAGACAAATATTGTGCGGTTTTGACCAAATCTTTGCCAATGCGTGTGATTTTATTGTAAATATTTTGGTTTAATATGTTGATATCGGGGTGAATGCAATCGTGCAAATCAATACCGATGGTAATGGTGCGCACGTCAAAATTTTGCTCGGCGACCATATTGATGGTTTCTAGGATTTCGTTGGTGTGGAGATTATTCATGGGTTTCCTTGAAAATTAGATTTGGGTTTTCAGGCAGCCTGAAACGATATAGCAATATTTGTAAGGTATAACTTATTGTACCAAAAATCTCAAATTACTCAATTATTTGAAATGATGTAACGAGTTTTACCCTACATTGTTGTGTATTTTCAGGCAGCCTGAAAGTTATTCAAATTCAGTAATTTCACTTTTTATTAACAGAATATTTCGGCTCACCAATCTGATAAGACGAAATCAATTTTTTCAAATCATCGTTCACTTTGTGTCGGGCATGAATGCCCGACCTACAAATTCAAATTGTTATATACTGTAAAGCTGCCTGAAACTGGTAAAATCAATGCCATTATTGTACATAAAATGGGGTTTATCCCAATATGTATGAATGCGTCCATTCCCAATCCATTTCATACCATCGTGGCAGAATTTTACCAAGTTTTTGCCTATCCCAAGCCTGCACAACGATTGAATGTTTGCGATTGCGGTCGTTGCGTACACCCTGATTTTGAACGGGAAATGCGTACTTTGTCCTTGCGTGAATTGCAAAAAGCCCATATTTATGAATACATTCGTACAGTCTCATTGATTGGTGCTGTCTCATTGGAAGCCGAACGCCCCGATGAAGTCCGTTATTTTTTGCCGCGCATGGTGGAATTGTTCACGCAGGGCAAAGAATTGCACCATTCCATTGAAGTATATTTCAAGCGCGTAGGCGAATGCGTTGCCCATTTTACACCAACAGAAATGGCTTTATGGCAACGATTTTGTAATGAATATTTGATGGCTTTACTGAGTATTTATCCTTATGAAAAAATAGATTGGAAAGTTAAGGATATTGGAAACGATTTATTCAATTATGTGGTCATGTTCCACATTGGCTGTGCGGACATTCAACCATTTTTGGCTTTTTGGGCGACACAAAACACGCCACAATCCACACTGAATTATGTTTTGAATGCCTATGGCGAATATTGGGGCGAGCGTTATCACACTTATCCGCCTGCTTGTTCATGGCACAATGAATTTGCCAATGATTATCCCGAACTGAAAATCATCATGGAAAATTGGCTGAATCATCCGCAACATAAAGCGCATTTTGTAAATTGTTTGCTGGATTTAAGCGCAGATGAAATTCAAAAATACCATGACGCATACGATAAGATGGGTATTTGGGCTTACAACAGCATAGATGATTTATTTGATATTTTGACGGAATAAATTTGGGCTTTCAGGCAGCCTGAAAATTATTCAAATTCGGTAATTTCACGATTTAAATAAATTTTATCATCAATTCTGGTTTCTATTGGGAGATAGAAATGGTAGTCTGGCAAATAGTAGCCAATTTCTTTTTTTCGCTTATCCCATTCCCATACACATTCCACTTTCTTGGCTTGCCCTTTGATATTTGGGTGCAAAGTTTTGGCTGCAACCATTGATGTAATTTGACAAATCGTATCGCCCAAATTCTCTTCAAGATTAAAATAATTCTGTTGATACTGAAATACTGTGCCGACTTCCGCTTTCTGCCAATCACGCATATTTTGTTGATATGAAACCAAATTTATTTTGGCGGTGTGATTTTTGGCGATACTTTCCGAGCGCAATGACAACCATTGCCCTAAAAAAGAAAATTCTTTTGTTTCATAACTTTGTGTTAATGTTGTCTGATAAACAATATTGGGGGTATCGGTTTGTTGAATAAAATATTGAATTTGCATTGGCTTGTCATTATCTGAATGATAAATCAGGCTTATTTTATTAACAAAATATTTTGGCTCACCAATCTGATAAGGCGCGACCAATTTTTTCAAATCATCGCTCACTTGAATCATCGGCGCTTTTTGCGTAACCGTGTTTTGACACGCCACTACGACCAATGCTGTGAATAAAATCATCATCTTTTTCATGATTTATCTTTCTTTTTTCAGGCTGCCTGAAACAATGTAGCACTGATGTGTAGGATGCAACTTGCTGCACCCTACCTTTCAGGCTGCCTGAAAAATATTACTGCCAATTTTTCTTTTTAGAAGTATGCCCAATCCCCACATTAAAACTATTGGTCGGGTCAAGTTTGCGGTAAAACGCTTTCAATTCAGGTTTCGCTTCATACAAATGCCCCACATTATGCTCGGCAGGATATTGTGCGCCGCGCTCGTCCAGCAATGCCAACATTTCGTGTTCCAAAGCCAGCCAATCATTGCCTTTTTTCACAATATAATCCTGATGGAAAACATGGCAGAAAAAATGCCCATAATACAATTTATGGCTGATTTTGCTGTCAATGCTTTCAGGCAGCTTTTCATACCAATCCGTGTCATTGCGGCGCAAGGCGATGTCCAACGCCAAAATTTCTTCCACTTCATCGGGGTGTACCGCGCGATAACGCACCGCCGCACTCGCCACCGCAAAACGGTGCAACATGGCAGCCTGCGCTTCTTGCGGATTGCATTCAAAAAACGCGCCTTTGGCAGAATCGGCAAACAGGTTTTGCAAATATTGGCGCGCCTCGTCCACGCCATCGCCACCCATTTTGATGATTAAATGGTGTTCAAATTGCGCGTGATAATCCAACATTTTTTGTGGCAAATGTTGCGGTAAAAATTTGGACGCAAATTGCAAGGCGCGGTCAGAAAAATGCTTGGGTAACATTGGGATTTTTTTCGCCAAACGGTCTGCGCTGGCTTTGGCGGCGAACATTTTGGGTAAATTTGCTGTGCCAGCATGTTTGATGATGTAAAACATGTCTTTGCCATAAGTCAGCGCAATATCAAACGCGGTGCGATGAATGTATTCGCCCAAAATCGGTAAACTTTTGAAATTGCCCAACATATCGCGGCGAATTTGTGTCAAAACTGCCGTGTCATTGGTGCCGAGATAAAATACCGCCGTGTTTTTTTCCGCAGGGAAAGTGTCCAAACGCACGGCAAACACCGCCAATTTACCCGCGCTGCCCGAAGCCTCATAGTGTCGTGCAGGGTCGGCATTGAAACGCGCTGGTGTATTCGCATTCACATCGCGCACATGGTTGCAGTAGGCGTGGTCGTGTCCTTTGCCGCCAGCCTGAATGTCTTTGCGTTGGTAGTGATGTCCCTGTAAATTCGTCAAAATTTCTTCGGGTGTGTCGCCCAAATCAATACCCAAATGGTTTACCAATTCCAATTCGCCTTGCGCGTTAATTTGCGCGTACAACGCCATTTCCGTGTAAGCAGGTCCGCGCTGTACCAAAGAACCACCCGAATTGTTGCACACCCCACCCACCACAGA
This genomic interval carries:
- a CDS encoding PFL family protein: MNNLHTNEILETINMVAEQNFDVRTITIGIDLHDCIHPDINILNQNIYNKITRIGKDLVKTAQYLSAKYGVPIVNQRISVTPIAQIAAATGADSYVSIAQTLDKAAKDIGVSFIGGFSALVQKGMSPADETLIRSIPEAMKTTDIVCSSINIGSTRAGINMDAVKLAGEIIKETANITPEGFGCAKIVVFCNAVEDNPFMAGAFHGSGEADAIINVGVSGPGVVQAALQGCDSHDLTEIAEIVKKTAFKITRVGELIGQEAAKMLNIPFGILDLSLAPTPAVGDSVARILESMGLSVCGTHGTTAALALLNDAVKKGGMMASSAVGGLSGAFIPVSEDEGMIAAAESGILTLDKLEAMTAVCSVGLDMIAVAGKTSAATISGIIADEAAIGMINSKTTAVRIIPVTGKDVGESVEFGGLLGYAPIMPVKEGSCEVFVNRGGRIPAPVQSMKN
- a CDS encoding helix-turn-helix domain-containing protein — translated: METYEKIRLARELNQWSQEEMAEKLEMSPSGYARIERGEVRLNIEKLEQIAQVLNIDISDLIKKDVNGITIQIKDSDNNQNIGNVNLFGNDASEIQKLNLIIQHKDELLAQKNQELIMIKEMFELLKQQIKNQ
- the dld gene encoding D-lactate dehydrogenase, with amino-acid sequence MTTQAQLLEQLRQIVGENDVLTDPAQTLPYREGYRFGSGAALAVVRPKTLLQQWQALQACVAADVVVISQAANTGLTGGSTPQGGDYDRDIVIINTMKINGIQLINNNEQVVCLAGSTLNELELKLKPLGREPHSVIGSSCIGASVVGGVCNNSGGSLVQRGPAYTEMALYAQINAQGELELVNHLGIDLGDTPEEILTNLQGHHYQRKDIQAGGKGHDHAYCNHVRDVNANTPARFNADPARHYEASGSAGKLAVFAVRLDTFPAEKNTAVFYLGTNDTAVLTQIRRDMLGNFKSLPILGEYIHRTAFDIALTYGKDMFYIIKHAGTANLPKMFAAKASADRLAKKIPMLPKHFSDRALQFASKFLPQHLPQKMLDYHAQFEHHLIIKMGGDGVDEARQYLQNLFADSAKGAFFECNPQEAQAAMLHRFAVASAAVRYRAVHPDEVEEILALDIALRRNDTDWYEKLPESIDSKISHKLYYGHFFCHVFHQDYIVKKGNDWLALEHEMLALLDERGAQYPAEHNVGHLYEAKPELKAFYRKLDPTNSFNVGIGHTSKKKNWQ